In Candidatus Firestonebacteria bacterium RIFOXYD2_FULL_39_29, the genomic stretch GCTGCGGCGGATCTTAGATTTATTACATCTGCGATGAAGATAAACGCGGAATTGGAACGCATGGGGGATCAGGCTGTTAATATCGCCGATGCCAGTGTTAAGCTTCTGAAACAGCCTCCGCTCAAGCCTTTGATAGATACTCCAAGAATGGCGGAGATTGTAAAAAAAATGGTTAAAGAGAGCCTTGATAGTTTTGTTAAAAAAGATATTGAACTTGCAAAGGTTGTTCTTAAAACAGATGACGAAGTTGATGACCTTAAAGATCAGATATTCAGAGAACTTCTTACCTATATGTCTGCTGAGCCTTCCAATATCAGCAGAGCTTTAGAACTGATCCTTATCTCCAGACATCTTGAAAGAATAGGCGATCATGCGACAAATATCGCAGAAGATGTTATCTTCCTGGTAGCAGGAAAAGACATAAGGCATCATCTCAATGAATTGGAAGAGAATAAGTAAAGGGGACTGACAACGGTCTTTTTCGGTGTCTGTCCCCGATTTTAATATGGGAGTCTAAGTAATGAAACTTACAATAAACGGGGAAGATAAAAGCTATTCCGCGCCTTTGACCGTATCAGAACTTGTAAAGAAATACGGTTTAAAAAAAGAAGGTGTGGCGGTGGAGTTGAATAAAAACATAGTAAAAAAAGCGGATTATGAAAATATGCCGCTTAGAGACGGTGATAAAGTAGAGATTGTACATTTTGTGGGTGGAGGCTAGCAGCCGAAGGCTGCTAGAGGCGCGGAAGAGCAGAGGCTCAGAGGCGCAGTAAAATAAATAACGGATGATTATTTGCTGAGCATCTGCGCATCTAAGCATCCGAGCATCTAATTTACTGGAGGATGGAGTATGTCAGACAAACTTATAGTAGCAGGCAAGGAGTTTAATTCACGGCTTTGGGTAGGTACGGGGAAATACTCGACCTTGCAGATTATGAAAGCTGCGCATGAGGCGAGTGGAACGGAGATGATAACAGTTGCTGTAAGAAGAGTTAATTTAAATCCTAAAAAGGGTGAGGAATCTTTATTCGATTTTATTGATCAAAAGAAATGTTTTATCCTGCCAAACACAGCTGCTTGTTTTAATGTGGAAGATGCGGTGAGAACGGCACATCTCGGAGCTGAGGCGGGGCTTTCAAAATGGGTTAAGCTTGAGGTGATTGGTGATGAGAAAACGCTCTTCCCTGATGTTATAGGACTTTTAGAAGCGACAAAAATACTGGTTAAAGACGGCTTTACCGTTCTTCCTTATACTAATGATGATGTGGTGATAGCTAAAAAGCTTGAAGATGCCGGCGCGGCTGCCGTAATGCCTCTCGCGGCCCCGATTGGTTCCGGACAGGGTGTTACGAATCCTCTTAATATCAGACTTATAAAAGAGGCTGTTAAGATTCCTGTAATAGTTGATGCGGGAGTCGGGACTGCATCGGATGCTGCAATAGCGATGGAACTTGGCGCTGACGGAGTTTTAATGAACACTGCGATTGCTCTTGCAAAAGATCCTGTGAAAATGGCTCTGGCAATGAAACTTGGCGTGGAAGCCGGCCGGCTTGCTTTTCTTGCGGGCAGGATGCAGGCGAAGCGGTATGCCTCGGCCTCAAGTCCCTTAGACGGCCTTTCCAAATGACAACCGCTGTTCCTGCTATAGGCGTTGATGAATCAGGAAAAGGGGATTATTTTGGACCGCTTGTAATTGCAGGAGTTTATGCCGAAGAAGGTCTTGCCGAAAAACTAAAAACTTTAAATATACGGGATAGTAAACTAATCTCCGATAACAGAGTCCTTGCCCTTGCTTTGGAAATAAAAAAACACGCCAAATATTCAGTGGTAGTTGTCGGTCCAAAAAAATACAATGAATTATATTCAAAGTTTAAAAACCTTAATAAATTGCTGGCATGGGGGCATGCGAGAGTAATAGAAAATCTTCTTGAAAATACACCGGCAAAAAAAGTAATTTCTGATAAGTTTGGCGATGATAAGTTTATCAGAGCCGCGCTTATGGAAAAAGGAAAGAAAGTTGATCTTGTTTTTGAAACAAAAGCGGAGAGACATTTTTGTGTCGCTGCCGCATCAATTTTAGCTCGTGCTGAGTTTTTGACTCAACTCCAGGTTCTGTCAGTTTCGATAGGTTTTGAACTCCCTAAAGGTGCTTCAAAAGAAGCTGAAGCAGGAGTTGTGAGACTAAGGGACTTGAAAGGTTCCGAAATATTTAAAGAAGTGGCAAAACTTCATTTTAAGACAACAACAAAGTTCCTTATTCAGAAGAGTTTGTTCTAAACGAAGGGAAACGTGATATTGAAAATTATGGTGAGTCGGGCGAGGCTCGGACTCGCGACAATCGCCTTAAAAGGGCGGTGCTCTACCAGCTGAGCTACCGACCCACCTGAGCTGAGTATTTTACCATTTAGGATTGTGTAAATCAATATATTTTTAAAGGTTTACCCTGTAAATATCGACTGTTTTATTGGTGTATACTTTTTTCAGGAAAGACATCTTTTCGAAATCCGGTATTCCGATTATTTTTTCAAACGTACCGGAATATATGTAGCTTATCCTGTTTGATTTAAGAAATGCTTCGATTGCCTTGGCGTTCGTTTTTCCTTCAAAAAATACCTTTATATCCTGTATTTTGGAGGTGTAGTTAACTGTTTGATCATAATGACCTGCGTATACTTTGTTACCTGACCAGGCCGGGATGTACATTCCTATTATGCGTGAAGCAATAAAGGCATCTTTTTTATCCGTATTTGCATCCATCCACCTAAAAGCCTCTGCATCATCTTTAAAAATATTGTAATTGTAGACATTAATTTTCATGTCAGAATAACAGTCGTAGATATACCTGATATTGGTAGGTATGGTGAAAATAACAAGAATAACAAAAAGTATATCGGGTTTTAAAGTTTTAAAAAGTCTTAGTTTTTTCAGTGCGGGAATAAAACATTCAAAAAAATATTTTACGGCTAGAAGTGCGATAGGAATGTGGAGACCCAGAATCATTCTTCTTTGGAATTTTACAGGAAAATAAGATACTGCCAGTATTGTAACTATCCAGATCAGAAGAAAGAGATTGCTTTTATCTTTGCTCCATTTCTTGTCAAACAGGTATAGTAGTGCGAAAACTCCCGCAAATCCGTAACCGATTATAAAACTAAGAGGGTTTGGTGTTGCGGTAATAGTTTTGGACCATTCTTTGAAAACGGGATCATGAGTGAATAATAGAGCCTGGTAAATTAGTCCGGTTATGGATATTGAGGCAAAAAGAATAAAGAGTAAATATTCTTTTAGAGGTGCTTTCTTTGCAATAAGAAAAACAAAAAGAACTGCATAAACGGAAAAAACATCATAAGGGTGTGTGAGGGCCAGGAGTACTCCGAGAATACCGGAAAAATAAACGTATTTACTTTTTCCTGTTTTGAAAGCTTCGAGCATTAATAAAAAAATAGCAAGGATTAAAATCAGAGCAAAGGCAAAAAGCGGTTTTGTCAGAAAAATAAGAAATGTTGATGCCTCGGTAATCCACATATCCAGACTCATGATGTTATATTGGTTGAACCATACAACCGGATTCGGCGCGAGAAAGCCCCAGCCGGCCGATATGGAAACAAAAATTAAAAAGTATTTTCTTATTTTAATGTCTTTAATGAAAGATGCTGAAAAGAAATATATAAAGATGAGCATCAAAATACCAAACAGGAGGCGCATTCCGTGATAAGCATTGATCATGTTCATATTCAATAATCCTGCAAGCTTTCCGCAAAATAAAAACAGCGGGTGAAAAAACATTCCGGATTGATTTTCGGTGGTATATTTATCCTCAAAAAGGATTTTTCCGTCACTCGCCTGCTTCATCCAGGCCATATAGCTTTCCTGATCATAGTTGCTTGCTATAAATTCTGTGAATACCATATCCTTTGGTGTGTAGGTTCTGCCTAAGGCATAAGGAATGATTGTTATAATAGCAATAATTATCGACCAGGTTATAGCAAACATGCATTCGTTTCGTGTCACTCTCATTCCTATATATTACACAAAGAAATACTGTAAAAACAAGGCGAAAAAATAAAAACTGCAAAAAAACCGCTAAAAATAGCTAAAATTGACATTTTTTTGAATAAGTGGTAGAATTAGATTAGAATTACAGGTAAATCTTCAGGTTTGCTTCTGTTTGTCAAGGAGGGTTAAAGTTAAATAATGACTATGAATTTGGGAATAGACATAGTTGATATAAATAGAATAAAAGCCATTATAAGTAAAAGGAAAAACTTTGTTTCAAAGATTTTTACGGAGAGTGAAAAAATATATTGTGCAGGAAAGAAGAACCCTTATCCTCATTATGCCAGCCGTTTTGCGGCTAAAGAAGCGTTTTTAAAGGCGGTTCCGGGCTGGCAAGGCAAGCTTAAATGGCTGGAACTGGAGGTAAAAAATGATACTTTTGGTAAACCCGTTATTACTCTTGCTAAGGAAAGCAAATTTAAACTTAAAAAAAAGAAGATAGAACTTACTATTTCACATGACAGGAATTATGCCATTGCTTTAGTTGCAGTGGAAGGGCGGTAGATAATTTGAAAATTGTTTCAAGGTCGCTAAATTATGGCGAATATGCCACAGAAAACCACGGAGGTAACTCTGTGGATGTCCACCAGAGAAGGAACTCCCGTGAGATCTCGCCTCAGGCGGAAATGCGGCATGAATAATAAATTGAATTCCATTCGCCGAAACTCCGGACAGCCTGTCCGCCAATCTTTTTTGGAGGATAGGTCCGCAGAGGTTCATATTACACAAAAGTATGTCAGTCCTTTTTCCTCAAAAAGACCAATAGACGGCAATAAGGGGAATTTTGGCAGAATTCTTGTTGTCGGAGGAAGTTCCGGGCTTACAGGTGCGCCCTGCTTGACGGCTCAAAGTGCTTTAAGAACGGGGAGCGGTGTTGTGACGGTTGCATGTGCGAAAGGATTAAACGACATATTTGAGAACAAGCTTACCGAAGTGATGACGGCCTCTCTCCCTCAAAATATTGACAGAACTATCAGTTCTAAAGCTCTGGCGGTTCTGGTTGAGATGATGGATCAGTACGACGTGCTTGCTTTAGGTCCCGGACTAGGAAAGAACAAAGATACGGGAAAATTGGTTTTTAGCCTTATACGGAAAATAAAAAAACCTGTCGTTCTTGATGCTGACGGTCTGAATTTTATTTCCAAAAACCCCGGAATTTTGAAGGAGAAAAAATCTGTTTTGGTGGTGACTCCTCATCCCGGAGAAATGAGCCGTCTTATGCGATGTTCGATTGATATGATTCAAAAACATAGAGTAGAAACTTCTTTAAAATTTGCGAAAAAATATAATGTTATTACTCTTTTAAAAGGAGCCTGTACGGTTATTGCTCTTCCTTCGGGAGAAGTATTCATCAACTCTACCGGAAATCCGGGAATGGCAACGGCAGGCGCAGGGGATGTCTTAACTGGAGTAATTGCTTCAATTATAGGACAGGGCATTGAACCGGGAAAGGCTGCGATTTTTGGTGCTTTTATACACGGCTTGGCCGGAGATCTGGCAAAGAAAGATAAAGGAGAATGCGGATTAATCGCATCTGATATTATCTCAAATATTCCTGAGGCAATTTTAAATATTAGAAGGTCTGAGAGGAAAAGTGGAAAATAAAGTTGCAATAATAAAATGCGGCACCTATGACGATGGGAAGGTTTATCTTGCCGTGAAAGAAAGTGTGGATCTCCTTGGTGGTTTAAACTCGTTTGTAAAACCCGGGATGAGAGTCCTGGTAAAGCCAAATCTGCTTTCTGCCGTGGCTCCGGAAAGGGCTGTTACTACTCATCCTTCGGTGGTAAAGGCTGTAATTCGACTGGTTAAAGAAGCAAAAGGGACTCCTTTTCTTGGAGATTGTCACGGAGGTGTTCTTACAGGGACTGAAGTATTACTGGCAGAGACAAAAATGACTGAAGCAGCGGCGGAAGCAGGAGCGGAAATAATAAATCTTGAGAAACTTGGCAGTGAGCTGCATGAGGGTATTGCAATTTCAAAAGGCATTAAAGAATTTGATCTTATAATAAATGTTTGCAAGTTCAAAACTCACGGGCTTACTATTCTGACAGGAGCCGTTAAAAATTCTTTTGGGATGATTCCGGGTATGCATAAAGCTTCAATGCACCGGTTGTATCCTGAGGTTAATGATTTTTGTGAGATGCTGTTAAAAGTTTCAGGTTTTGTGAACCCGGCGCTTAGTATTATGGACGGTGTTATAGGTATGGAAGGCGACGGTCCGATAGGAGGTAATCCTAAGAGCATAGGGTTGATTTTGGCGGCAAAAGTTCCTCTTTCTCTGGACTTTGTGATGGCAAAAATAGCGGGAATTGATCCGTTAGCTTTACCCGTCTTATCCTTGGCAATTAAGAAAGGGTTTAAACCGGAAGAGATAAAAATAGTCGGAGAACCGCTTTCAGAAGTCATTCTTAAAGATTTTAAACCCCCGTATACTTTCGCGGTGCTGGGGACGGCAAAAAAATACGGATTTACAGGTAAAATAAAAACTTTTCTGCAGCCGTTTCTATGGAAGTTGGTTACTATAAAACCGGTTATAGATAATTCTAAATGTCAGAAGTGTAACGAATGTGTTAAGGCCTGTCCGGTAAAAGCAATAGGCTATGATAAAGGCTTCCCCCGGGTTGATAATAAAATATGTATTGAGTGTTACTGCTGCCATGAACTTTGCAGGTATAAAGCCGTAGCGTTTAAAAAAAACCTGCTCGTGAAAATATGGCTCAAAAGGCAGAATCCGAAAAAATGAAAACCATGGGAACTTTTGGCGAATTTACCTTGATATCCGAATTAAGAAGCTCCTTTGTAAAAGCAAAAGGGAGGCTGAAAGTTGCGATTGGCGATGATGCTGCGGTATTTGAAGAAAAATCAGGGAAATCGCTCCTTGCTACTACGGATATGATGGTAGAGGGCGTTCATTTTACCGGGTCACTTTCTCCGTTTAAGGTCGGACAAAAAGCTATAGCCTCTAATGTCAGTGATATTGCGGCAATGGGGGGAAAACCTTTGTATGGTCTGGTTTCGGTGGGGCTAAGAAAGAATGTTCCTTATAAATATGCCAAAGAGCTTTTAAATGGTATAAAAAAAGAAGCTTTAAAATATAAGGTTGGGATTATCGGCGGGGATACTGTTTCTTCTAAGGTCAATACTATTAATATAGTCCTTCTGGGAGAAGTTGACGGAAAAAAATATGCTTTGCGAAGTGGAGCAAAAGAAGGGGATTTTATTGTAGTTACCGGCACTCTGGGTAGAGGTGCTGCCATGCTTCTAAAAAACGGTATTTATATACCGAAAATTCCTGCGGCTTTTGCGGAAGAGGCAGTCAAAGCGGGGTTTATTCATGGTATGATAGATGTTTCTGATGGCTTAAGCAGTGAATTGCATCATCTTGCGAAGGAAAGCGGTCTCGGCGCATTTATTGATATAAAAGCAACACCGGTAGCTCCTTCAACAAAAAAAATAGCCCTACTAAAAAAGAAAGCAGTGTATGACATGGCGCTCCATGGCGGGGAAGATTACGAGCTTCTTTTTACGGTAGCGCCAAAATTTTTAAGAAGAGTTCTAAAACTGGGCAAAGGTAAGACAAGGTTGACCGTCCTCGGAGTAATGCGTGACAAAAAGTGCGGAGTTAAATATTCCGATGTTGACGGAGAATTAAAGGTTCTGCCAAGGAAAGGCTATGACCATTTTGCATAAGACAAATAGTCAGGCAGAGACCGTAAAGCTTGGAGAGGTGCTCGGCAAGACCTTGAAATCCGGGAGTATTGTTGCCCTGATCGGAGATCTCGGAGCCGGGAAAACGTATCTGACTAAGGGTATAGTAAAAGGACTCGGACTTAAAGCTGCGGTTAGAAGTCCGACTTTTGTAATTATGAATATTTACCCGGGCAAAATGCCGGTGTTTCATTACGACTGCTACCGGTTGAAAGATGAAAGTGAAATGGAGAAATTG encodes the following:
- a CDS encoding phosphate transport system regulatory protein PhoU: MNRHFDEELGELKERLLYMASLVESMINYSIKSLVERKEELVQETYKHEAEVNKIQVEIDDKCLKLIALHQPAAADLRFITSAMKINAELERMGDQAVNIADASVKLLKQPPLKPLIDTPRMAEIVKKMVKESLDSFVKKDIELAKVVLKTDDEVDDLKDQIFRELLTYMSAEPSNISRALELILISRHLERIGDHATNIAEDVIFLVAGKDIRHHLNELEENK
- a CDS encoding holo-[acyl-carrier-protein] synthase, whose amino-acid sequence is MTMNLGIDIVDINRIKAIISKRKNFVSKIFTESEKIYCAGKKNPYPHYASRFAAKEAFLKAVPGWQGKLKWLELEVKNDTFGKPVITLAKESKFKLKKKKIELTISHDRNYAIALVAVEGR
- a CDS encoding NAD(P)H-hydrate dehydratase, translating into MSTREGTPVRSRLRRKCGMNNKLNSIRRNSGQPVRQSFLEDRSAEVHITQKYVSPFSSKRPIDGNKGNFGRILVVGGSSGLTGAPCLTAQSALRTGSGVVTVACAKGLNDIFENKLTEVMTASLPQNIDRTISSKALAVLVEMMDQYDVLALGPGLGKNKDTGKLVFSLIRKIKKPVVLDADGLNFISKNPGILKEKKSVLVVTPHPGEMSRLMRCSIDMIQKHRVETSLKFAKKYNVITLLKGACTVIALPSGEVFINSTGNPGMATAGAGDVLTGVIASIIGQGIEPGKAAIFGAFIHGLAGDLAKKDKGECGLIASDIISNIPEAILNIRRSERKSGK
- a CDS encoding thiamine-phosphate kinase gives rise to the protein MKTMGTFGEFTLISELRSSFVKAKGRLKVAIGDDAAVFEEKSGKSLLATTDMMVEGVHFTGSLSPFKVGQKAIASNVSDIAAMGGKPLYGLVSVGLRKNVPYKYAKELLNGIKKEALKYKVGIIGGDTVSSKVNTINIVLLGEVDGKKYALRSGAKEGDFIVVTGTLGRGAAMLLKNGIYIPKIPAAFAEEAVKAGFIHGMIDVSDGLSSELHHLAKESGLGAFIDIKATPVAPSTKKIALLKKKAVYDMALHGGEDYELLFTVAPKFLRRVLKLGKGKTRLTVLGVMRDKKCGVKYSDVDGELKVLPRKGYDHFA
- a CDS encoding thiamine biosynthesis protein ThiS, giving the protein MKLTINGEDKSYSAPLTVSELVKKYGLKKEGVAVELNKNIVKKADYENMPLRDGDKVEIVHFVGGG
- a CDS encoding tRNA (adenosine(37)-N6)-threonylcarbamoyltransferase complex ATPase subunit type 1 TsaE; the protein is MTILHKTNSQAETVKLGEVLGKTLKSGSIVALIGDLGAGKTYLTKGIVKGLGLKAAVRSPTFVIMNIYPGKMPVFHYDCYRLKDESEMEKLGYEEYFYGSGVTVIEWADRIPGIIPKTAVKVDFKIGKDNKREIRIRTNDKLQRTILRGLSI
- a CDS encoding thiazole synthase, whose amino-acid sequence is MSDKLIVAGKEFNSRLWVGTGKYSTLQIMKAAHEASGTEMITVAVRRVNLNPKKGEESLFDFIDQKKCFILPNTAACFNVEDAVRTAHLGAEAGLSKWVKLEVIGDEKTLFPDVIGLLEATKILVKDGFTVLPYTNDDVVIAKKLEDAGAAAVMPLAAPIGSGQGVTNPLNIRLIKEAVKIPVIVDAGVGTASDAAIAMELGADGVLMNTAIALAKDPVKMALAMKLGVEAGRLAFLAGRMQAKRYASASSPLDGLSK
- a CDS encoding ribonuclease HIII; protein product: MTTAVPAIGVDESGKGDYFGPLVIAGVYAEEGLAEKLKTLNIRDSKLISDNRVLALALEIKKHAKYSVVVVGPKKYNELYSKFKNLNKLLAWGHARVIENLLENTPAKKVISDKFGDDKFIRAALMEKGKKVDLVFETKAERHFCVAAASILARAEFLTQLQVLSVSIGFELPKGASKEAEAGVVRLRDLKGSEIFKEVAKLHFKTTTKFLIQKSLF